In the genome of Dermatobacter hominis, the window CCCGCGCCACATGAGGGCGCTGCCCTCGTCGTCGACGAGGAAGCCCATCGAGACGACCTTGAGGCGCCCCGACCCGATCTCGACCTCGTTCGGGATGATGCGGGGCCGCTGCTCGCCCTCCTGCGCCGGCGCGTCGTCGGCCACGGCCTGGAGCCGGCCGTCGAGGCCCACCATGCGCGGCACCGAGAACCCCCAGATGTCGGCGTCGATCACGCCGACGGTGAAGCCCATGTCCGCCATCGCCGCCGCCAGGTTGACGGTCACCGACGACTTGCCCACGCCGCCCTTGCCCGAGGCGACCATGATCACCTTCGTGGTCGAGGGGACCGCGGTGCGCTCGGGCCGCTCGGCGATGTTGCGCCGCGCCCGCTCCATGGCGGCCGCCTTGCCGGCCTGGTCGAGCTCGGTCCAGTCGAGCCGGACCCGGGTGACGCCGGGCAGCGAGCCGACCCGAGCGCGGACGTCGCGCTGGATCTCGGCCCGGAGCGGGCACCCGCTCGTGGTGAGGGCGATGCGGACGTGCACGGTGCCGTCGGCGTCCACGCGGGCCCCCTTGGCCATGCCGAGCTCGACGATGTCGGACCCGAGCTCGGGGTCCACGACCCCGCGCAGCAGACCCATCACGTCGTCGACCGTGGGCAGCACGTGGGCGCCCGGGTGGCCGTCGGTGGGGGCGGGATCCGTCACGCTCGATATTTTACCGGTCGCCGCCGTGTTATTTCAGCCGCGCGGGTACCCTTGCTGCCGTGGGTCCGTCCGAGCACCGCCTCGACCTGCTGAAGACGCTGGGGGACAACACCCGCTACGCGATCTACCTGGAACTCGCCCGGTCCCCGCGCCCGCTCGCCACGGCCGAGATCGCGGAGTCGCTGGGCCTGCACCCGAACACGGTCCGACCGCACCTCGAGCGGATGCGCGACGTCGGTCTGCTGGAAGCCCGCCCCGACACCCGTGGCGCGGTCGGACGTCCGCAGAACCTGTACACGCTGGCCGCCGACGCGCCGTCGCTCGGCCTCGAACCGCCGGTGTTCCCCATGATGGCCCGGATGCTGCTCGACCTCGCCGCCGACGCCGGCCTGTCGGGTGAGCCCGTCGTGGCCGCGGGCCGCGAGCAGGGCCGCAGGCTGTCGCACCGGGGCTCGCTCGGCGACCGTCGCCGGCCCTGTGTCGAGGCCGCGGTGACGATGCTCGCCGAGCTCGGCTTCGACCCCACCGCGGTCACCGAGGACGACGCCACCACCGTCGCCTTCGGGCACTGCCCGTTCGCCGACCTGGCCGCATCGAACCCCGAGCTCGTCTGCGCCCTGCACCGCGGGCTGCTCGAGGGGTTCGTCGACGAGGTCGGCGGCGCCGTCGAGGACTTCCACGACCTGTCGCACCGCGAGCCGTGCCGGGCCACGCTCGTCGCCGACGCCTGACGCCACCTCGGATCCGTCACCCCCGACGCCTGGGAGCGCCCGGGACGCGGCGGTACACTGACCAGCGAACACTCGTGCGCCCAGCGTGGAGGACCTCGTGATCACCCTGACCGACAACGCAGCGACCAAGGTCAAGCAGCTCATCGACGCCGAGGGCGAAGCGGGCCTCGCGCTCCGCGTGGCCGTGCGTCCCGGCGGCTGCTCGGGCTTCGCCTACGAGATGTTCTTCGACACCGACGTCGCGACCGACGACATCACCTCCACCTACGGTGACGTGAGCGTCGTCGTCGACCCGTCGAGCGCGCAGCTGCTCCAGGGCGCCACGCTCGACTACAAGGACGGCCTCGAGCAGTCCGGGTTCGCCATCACGAACCCGAACGCCGAGCGCACCTGCGGCTGCGGCCAGTCCTTCAGCTGACCGGCTGCGGCTGACCTGCGGGTTCACGACCGCCGCGATGATCGGGCACCACGTTCAGGCCACCGGCGCTCCGTCGCGCGCCAGCTCGTAGCCCAGCACCAGCGAGCCGGCGGCGGTGACGTCGTGGCGGACGAGGCGCAGCGCCCGGGGCGCAGGCAGCTCGCCGAACAGCCGGGTGCCCGTGCCGAGCAGCAGCGGGTGGACGATCAGGCGCAGCTCGTCGACCACGTCGAGGCGCAGCAGCTGGCGGGCCAGGTCGCCGCTGCCCAGGACCGCGACGTCGCCGTCGCCGTCGGCCAGCAGCTCGCCGACCGCCGGCGCCAGGTCCCCCTGCAGCACCGTGGCGCCGGCCCACCGGAGGTCCTCGTCGCGCAGCGTCCGGCTGGCGACGTGCTTGGGAGTGGCGTTCATGTGGGCCGCGATCGGGTTCGCATCGGGCTGGTCGGGCCAGAACTCGGCCATCTTCTCGTAGGTCCGGCGGCCGAAGAGGTACGCGCCGGTCCCCGAGACGCCGTCCGCGCCGAGCGTCGCGTGCACGTCCGCCGCGTAGGGCACGCCCCAGCCCCCGTGCTCGAAGCCGCCGCGGCGGTCCTCGTCGGGCGATCCGAGGCCCTGCACGACCCCGTCCACGGTCAGGAACTCGACCAGTACCAACCTGCGCACACCGCACCTCCTCGCTGCTCCGCCGCACCGTCGCGCCGGCGGGGACCATCGTCGCCCCCGGGGCCTGCGCTCGTCTTGGACGAACCTGACCGGCGGTGCCGACGGCGCCCGACGGTGCTGTCATGGGGGCCGTGCCGACCGATCGCGACCTCCGAGGCGCCCTGGCGCTCGTGCGACGTCCGGTCCACCCCGAGCTCGCCGGTCTCGTCGGGGGCATCGTCGGCTTCGACCAGCGCGGCCCTGCGCCGGTGCCGCGGCGGCAGGCCGCCGGGTCGCTCGTGCCGCTCGTGATCTCGCTCGACGGCGCGGTCGACGTGCGGCGGGACGGCGGGACCGGCCCGCCGATCACCGTCGGGTCCTTCGTGGCCGGGCTGTCCGACGTCCCGGTGTCGACCGTGGCGACCGCCTCGCACCGCTGCGTGCAGGCCTACCTCACCCCGATCGGCATCCGGCAGGTGCTCGGCGTCGACGGCCGCGACCTCGCCGGCCGGGTCGTCGACCTCGCGGCGCTCGCCCCGGAGCTGTGCGGGCCGGCGCTCGACCAGCTGCGGTCCGCGCCGGACTGGCCCACCCGGCTCGGGCTCGTGGAGTCGGCGCTGCGCCGCCGGGTGCGCGCCGGTCGTCCCGTCGACGACGTCGTGGCCGGGACCTGGCAGGCGCTCGCGTCGTCGGGCGGCCGCGTCGCGATCGCCGACGTCGTCCGCGGGTCGGGATGGAGCCACCGGCACCTGTCGTCGCGCTTCCGGACGCAGGTGGGGCTCACGCCCAAGGTGGCCGCGGGGATCGTGCGGTTCGAGCGCGCGACCGCCGACCTGATCTCGACGCCGCTGGCCGAGGTGGCCGTCCGCCACGGGTACGCGGACCAGAGCCACCTCACCCGCGACGTCGTCCGCTTCTCGGGCGAGACGCCGGCCGTGCTGCGCGACGCCCGGCGCCCGACCGCGCACACCGCGCTCGGGACCGCTCCCTGAGGCCGCGCCCCGGCGCTCCGGAGCCCCGGTGCTCCGGGGCTCAGACGGCGAGCGCGAGCAGCTCGGTGAGCTCGCCCCGATCGACCGTGACGTCGGCCCGGGCGACGATCGTGCCGGCCCGGTCTGTCACGTAGAGGACCGGCTCGAACCGCAGCTGGTAGGCCTCGGGCACCGGCGCCAGCTCGGCGTCGTTGAGGTCCCGCTGGCCCTTCGGGTCCTTGTAGACCTCCTGGTGCAGCACCTCGAGGTCGGTCCGGCCCTCGGTCTGCGCCATCAGGAGGTCCAGCACCGGGCCGCACACCGCGGTCTGGCAGTAGGCGGGAGTGGCGATCAGCATCACGACCGGCTTCCCCTTGCCGACCACGTCCTGGAGGTTCGTGGAGTGATAAGGGCAGGCCGGCACGCGGCTGCAGAGCGGGTCGACCTGGAGCGTGCGCTCGACGGTCGGCGAGTCCACCGGCGGCAGGGCCTCGCCGACGACCGGCGGCCCCACGCGGGCGCGGTCCACGACCTCGATCGTCGAGTCGAGCTCCGAGCCGTCGTAGGTCGCAGTCAGGTCGTAGATGCCCGGCTCGGGGAAGGTGAAGGAGACCGGGAGGTAGGCCCGGGGCACGCCGTCCATGCGCGGCGCCACGTCGACGGTGCCCAGCTCCTTGCCGTCCTGCGAGATCGTGAAGGTGACGTCGCCGGCGATCTCGGCCAGGGGGACGCCGTCGCGGTCGGACACCAGGTACGGCAGGCGGCTGGGGACGCCCGCGGGGATGTGCGGGACCGACTGCGGGAACGCCGCGAGCAGGGCGTGGTCCGGGACCGCGTCGGACTCCTGCGTGTTCGTCTCGGAGTCGCCGCAGGCCGCGAGGAGCGGTGCGCCGGCGGCGAGGGCGCCGAGGGCCAGGCCGCCCTGGAGCAGCCGGCGCCGCGGCACGACCAGGCCCGACGGGCGGACGGGACCGACGAGGTCGTCGTGCACGTGGCGGTGGGAGGGCACGACCTGGGAAGGTACCGTCCCGGGTGCCGCCCGGTCCCATCGCCGGGGACCGACGAGCGGCCCGTCCCGAGCGTCGTCTCAGCTCGCGACCGGCCCGGGACGGCGGTCCCGCGGTGGACCGGCCGATGCGGACCGACCGGCGACCGAGGAGCCACGCCCATGCCGTCCCCCGAGCCGAACCCGCCCACCGAGCCCGCCGCCGGGCCGGGGGCCGTGCCGCCCGCCGGTCCGGCGCCGTCGGCCGCGGTGCCGGCGCGGGAGGTCCGGTTCACGCTCGACGGCACCGAGGTGGCCGTCGACGACGACGGCATCACGCTCCTCGACGCCCTCCGGGGTCGGCTCGGGATCACGTCGGCCAAGGACGGCTGCTCCCCGCAGGGCCAGTGCGGCTGCTGCACCGTGGTGGTCGACGGCACGGCCCGCGTCGCGTGCGTGACGCCGCTCCGACGGGTCGCCGGGCGCGAGGTCGTCACCTTCGACGGCCTCGACGCGGACGTGCGGGGCCGGTGGGCGGAGGCGTTCCTGGGCCACGGCGCGAGCCAGTGCGGGTTCTGCTCGCCGGGCATCATCGTCCGCCTCGAGGCCCTGCGGGCGAAGGTCGCGGCGGAGGGCGGGGACCTCCGACCCGGCGCGGTCGACCGGGCCCTCGCCGCCCACCTGTGCCGGTGCACGGGCTGGCAGAGCATCGAGGAGGCGGCGGCCGACGTGCTCGGCGTCGCGCCGGCGGACACACCCGTCGCGCTGCCCGGCGCGAGCGATCGCGACCTCGAGGCGGCGGCCAGCCGCGACCTCGAGGCGGCAGCCAGGCGGGCGACGCTCGAGCTGGGCGCGCCGCAGCGGGTGGGGCCCGACGTCGCCGCCGGAGCGGTCGGGTTCTCGGCCGACACCGCCCCGACGGGTGCGCTCGTCGCCGTGCCCGGTCCGGACGGGGGCTGGGCGGTGGCCGCCGGCGTGACCGAGGCGCGCAGGGCGGCGGGCAAGGTGCAGGGCCGTCGCACCACGATCGAGCCGGCCCCGCCGCTCGACGTGCCCGACGGCGGGTGGGACCTGACCTTGCGGACGAGCTGGGTCGACGCGGCGTACGTCGAGACCGACGCCTCCTGGTGCGAGCCGGGCGGGGAGCCCTCGCCCGCCGCGGCGAACGGCGGGGCGTTCGGCGGGAAGCGCCGGAGCCCGCTGCCCGAGGCGGCCCGTGCGCTGGCCGACGAGCACGGCCGCGCCGTGCTGGCGCTGTGGTCGCGAGAGGACTGCACCCGGTCGGCGCCCAAGCGACCGCCGCTCGCCGCCGGCATCCGCGCCGACGGCACCGGCACCGTCCACGTCGTCCGGACCGAGGGCATCGCGGCGCGGATCGCCGCCGTCGCCCCGGGGCTCGACGTCGTCGAGGTCGACGCCGCCGGGCCGCCGACGTCGACCGCGCTCCGGGCCGCGGGGTGGGCGGAGGCCGTGGTGCTGCTCGCCGGCGTCGGCGCGCCGAGCGAGGTCGTGGCCGTGCAGCCCGGGGCGCTCGGCGCCGACGACGACCGGGGCGAGCGCGTGGTCGTGCGGACCCCGGACGGGGCGGTGGCCGAGGCGTCGGTCACGATCGCCGACGGTCCGTCGCCGGTGACCCGGATCGCGGTGCGGATCGCGGCCGGTGAGGTGCTCGACGCGGTCGTGCTGCGCTCGTACTGCATCGGCGCCGCGCACATGGCGCTCAGTTGGGTGACCTCGGAGGGCCTGGCCGTCGACGACGACGGCACCGTGCTCGACCTGACCGTCCGGTCCCTCGGCGTCCTGCGGGCGGCCGACATGCCGCCGGTGGACGTCGAGGTGCGGGCGGGCGACGGCCCGCCGGTCCGTGGCTCCGACGCGGTCTTCGCCGCGGTGGCCGCCGCGACCTGGCGGGCGCTCGGCACGCCGCCGGTGTGGCCAGCCCGGCCGGCCTGAGGCAGGGGCAGCCCGGCCGGCCTGAGGCAGGGGCAGCCCGGCCGGCCTGAGGCAGGGGCAGCCCGGCCGGCCTGAGGCAGCACGAGCCACGACCGCAAGATCGGTCGGGCGGCGCACGGGCCCGGTGGACAGACTGATCCGGTGACCTCCGTGCCGGGCCGGGACCGACTGCGCGAGCTGCTCGACGCGCTGCTCGACGACGAGCCCGGCGGCCTCGACGCGGCCGCCGACCGGGCGTCGTCGTCGCCGTTCCACTTCGCGCGCCAGCTCTCGTCGGCCACCGGCGAGCCGCCGATGTCGATCCGCCGTCGGGTGCTGCTCGAGCGGGCGGCGTGGCAGCTCGCGCAGGGCAGCTCGGTCACCGACGCCGCGTTCGACGCGGGGTACGAGTCGGTCGACGGCTTCTCGCGGGCGTTCCATCGCGCCTTCGGCTACCCGCCGAGCTCGGCGGGCCCGGGGCTCGCGACGTGGCTGCCGTCACCCAACGGCCTGCACTTCCACCCACCGGTCAACCTCTGGCTCACCTCGACGCCGCACGTCGCGGAGGGGGCGGGGGCCGACGGCGTGGTCGCGCTGATGGTCCACCACGACGTCGACGACACGGCGCACCTCATCGAGCTGGCGGCATCGCTCGACGACGAACGCCTCCGGCGCGAGCTCGCGCCGGGCCGGACCGTGCTGCGCTGGGACGGGCCGGAGCCGTCGGTCGCGGCCGTCCTCGAGCACATCGTGTGGTCGAAGGAGGTGTGGTCGGCGTCGATCGCCGGCGGTGACATCCCCCCGCGGGGCGGTGACGCACCCGACGAGCTCCGTGCCCGCCACGCCGCGGCGGGACCGCGCTGGATCTCGACGGTCTCGGACATCTCCCGCCGTGGGGCGTGGTCGGACCGCTTCGTCGACGCGCTGTGCGATCCGCCCGAGTCGTTCGTCCTGTCGAGCGTGGTCGCCCACGTGCTCGAGTTCTCGGCCCACCGCCGCCAGGTCGTGCGCTCGATGCTGCGCGACCTCGGCGGGGCCGACGCCGTCGACCACGGCGACCCGATCGACTGGCTGCACCTCCGGCACGGGCCGCCCGACCGGGCCGGCGGCGCCGGGGCGGCCGGGTGCGAGGCCGACGGCACCGAGGTCACACCCACCACCGAGGAGGAGCGAGCATGAGCCGCACGATCTACCTGACCGCCACGACGCTGGACGGCTTCATCGCGGATCCGGACCACAGCCTCGAGTGGCTGTTCGTCGTCGACGCCGGCGACCACGAGGGCGACCACGCCCGGTTCATGGAGGGCGTCGGCGCGGTGATCATGGGCGCCAGCACCTACGAGTGGATCGTCGACCACGAGGACGGCCGGTGGGGCTACGAGCAGCCGTCCTGGGTGATGACGCACCGCGACCTCCCGGAGGTCGACGGCGACGTCCGCTTCGTCGCCGCCGACGACGATGCGGCGCTCCTCGCCGTGCACGACGAGATGCTCGA includes:
- a CDS encoding Mrp/NBP35 family ATP-binding protein, which produces MTDPAPTDGHPGAHVLPTVDDVMGLLRGVVDPELGSDIVELGMAKGARVDADGTVHVRIALTTSGCPLRAEIQRDVRARVGSLPGVTRVRLDWTELDQAGKAAAMERARRNIAERPERTAVPSTTKVIMVASGKGGVGKSSVTVNLAAAMADMGFTVGVIDADIWGFSVPRMVGLDGRLQAVADDAPAQEGEQRPRIIPNEVEIGSGRLKVVSMGFLVDDEGSALMWRGLMLNRAVQHFLEDVDWDGVDYLLIDMPPGTGDVQMGLAKLLPRAEMLVVTTPSLTAQKVAVRVVDMGRKNFLHIAGVIENMSSYVDDTGREHRLFGEGGGDRLADEAGLPLLARIPIEAAVADGGDHGRPVVLGEGPAAEAFRTLAQRIVDEVIPPADLSGCTSRMMGAMQAALAAADATT
- a CDS encoding helix-turn-helix transcriptional regulator, translated to MGPSEHRLDLLKTLGDNTRYAIYLELARSPRPLATAEIAESLGLHPNTVRPHLERMRDVGLLEARPDTRGAVGRPQNLYTLAADAPSLGLEPPVFPMMARMLLDLAADAGLSGEPVVAAGREQGRRLSHRGSLGDRRRPCVEAAVTMLAELGFDPTAVTEDDATTVAFGHCPFADLAASNPELVCALHRGLLEGFVDEVGGAVEDFHDLSHREPCRATLVADA
- the erpA gene encoding iron-sulfur cluster insertion protein ErpA, producing MEDLVITLTDNAATKVKQLIDAEGEAGLALRVAVRPGGCSGFAYEMFFDTDVATDDITSTYGDVSVVVDPSSAQLLQGATLDYKDGLEQSGFAITNPNAERTCGCGQSFS
- a CDS encoding dihydrofolate reductase family protein; the encoded protein is MRRLVLVEFLTVDGVVQGLGSPDEDRRGGFEHGGWGVPYAADVHATLGADGVSGTGAYLFGRRTYEKMAEFWPDQPDANPIAAHMNATPKHVASRTLRDEDLRWAGATVLQGDLAPAVGELLADGDGDVAVLGSGDLARQLLRLDVVDELRLIVHPLLLGTGTRLFGELPAPRALRLVRHDVTAAGSLVLGYELARDGAPVA
- a CDS encoding AraC family transcriptional regulator, producing the protein MGAVPTDRDLRGALALVRRPVHPELAGLVGGIVGFDQRGPAPVPRRQAAGSLVPLVISLDGAVDVRRDGGTGPPITVGSFVAGLSDVPVSTVATASHRCVQAYLTPIGIRQVLGVDGRDLAGRVVDLAALAPELCGPALDQLRSAPDWPTRLGLVESALRRRVRAGRPVDDVVAGTWQALASSGGRVAIADVVRGSGWSHRHLSSRFRTQVGLTPKVAAGIVRFERATADLISTPLAEVAVRHGYADQSHLTRDVVRFSGETPAVLRDARRPTAHTALGTAP
- a CDS encoding 2Fe-2S iron-sulfur cluster-binding protein encodes the protein MPSPEPNPPTEPAAGPGAVPPAGPAPSAAVPAREVRFTLDGTEVAVDDDGITLLDALRGRLGITSAKDGCSPQGQCGCCTVVVDGTARVACVTPLRRVAGREVVTFDGLDADVRGRWAEAFLGHGASQCGFCSPGIIVRLEALRAKVAAEGGDLRPGAVDRALAAHLCRCTGWQSIEEAAADVLGVAPADTPVALPGASDRDLEAAASRDLEAAARRATLELGAPQRVGPDVAAGAVGFSADTAPTGALVAVPGPDGGWAVAAGVTEARRAAGKVQGRRTTIEPAPPLDVPDGGWDLTLRTSWVDAAYVETDASWCEPGGEPSPAAANGGAFGGKRRSPLPEAARALADEHGRAVLALWSREDCTRSAPKRPPLAAGIRADGTGTVHVVRTEGIAARIAAVAPGLDVVEVDAAGPPTSTALRAAGWAEAVVLLAGVGAPSEVVAVQPGALGADDDRGERVVVRTPDGAVAEASVTIADGPSPVTRIAVRIAAGEVLDAVVLRSYCIGAAHMALSWVTSEGLAVDDDGTVLDLTVRSLGVLRAADMPPVDVEVRAGDGPPVRGSDAVFAAVAAATWRALGTPPVWPARPA
- a CDS encoding helix-turn-helix domain-containing protein, giving the protein MTSVPGRDRLRELLDALLDDEPGGLDAAADRASSSPFHFARQLSSATGEPPMSIRRRVLLERAAWQLAQGSSVTDAAFDAGYESVDGFSRAFHRAFGYPPSSAGPGLATWLPSPNGLHFHPPVNLWLTSTPHVAEGAGADGVVALMVHHDVDDTAHLIELAASLDDERLRRELAPGRTVLRWDGPEPSVAAVLEHIVWSKEVWSASIAGGDIPPRGGDAPDELRARHAAAGPRWISTVSDISRRGAWSDRFVDALCDPPESFVLSSVVAHVLEFSAHRRQVVRSMLRDLGGADAVDHGDPIDWLHLRHGPPDRAGGAGAAGCEADGTEVTPTTEEERA
- a CDS encoding dihydrofolate reductase family protein, with the translated sequence MSRTIYLTATTLDGFIADPDHSLEWLFVVDAGDHEGDHARFMEGVGAVIMGASTYEWIVDHEDGRWGYEQPSWVMTHRDLPEVDGDVRFVAADDDAALLAVHDEMLEAAAGKDIWVVGGGELAARLVDVGRLDEIEVSIAPVTLGAGKPLLPRHVELTTLEVDRTVDFAHIRYRVGR